In Leptospira harrisiae, a genomic segment contains:
- a CDS encoding Ppx/GppA phosphatase family protein, with product MLPFSQILRKPNQAFRTEKILAAIDLGTNSFHIVVVKLRPDGTLEYLTKEKESVRLGSGSSDYAVIQEDAMERGLACLKRFRTLADSYQAEIRAVATSALREAENRQVFLDRAEKETGIQIQVVSGNEEARLIYLGILQGLPVFERRILLIDIGGGSTELLVGEKGEILFSTSLKLGAIRLTEKYLKKDPISPTDIQKCRIHIESVLSAFLPQIDTWKPFMVVGSSGTISSVTSIVLEKKMEKRDRLNGTEIPIDLFKEARKQILDADSLKKRLKIPGLDAKRGDIIVGGVLVLDEVLQRIKAPSFTVSEFALREGIVYDTIESWFRHKDSSLPPLDNIREKAIKTVANLYPQGKKHAAAVVKITLQMFDDLKSLHGLGNLERDYLETACYLHQVGLCISHHNYHKHSYYIIRNSEAMVGFSNSEIEIIALIARYHRKGGPKGKHEEFKALRPDDQLLVKKLAAFLRIGDGLDRSEKSIIERLDAVVERGKVLCRLYHTKGTDPNLEIWSVAEKKDLFEETYGVSLEFQTFPI from the coding sequence ATGCTACCTTTCTCACAAATCTTACGAAAACCAAACCAGGCATTTCGCACGGAAAAGATCCTTGCTGCCATTGATTTGGGCACCAATTCCTTCCATATCGTTGTCGTAAAACTAAGACCGGATGGTACACTCGAATACCTAACCAAAGAAAAAGAATCCGTGAGACTCGGTAGCGGTAGCAGTGATTATGCGGTCATCCAGGAAGATGCTATGGAGCGGGGACTTGCTTGTCTCAAACGATTTCGCACACTTGCTGATTCGTATCAGGCAGAAATTCGTGCCGTAGCAACGAGTGCCCTTCGTGAGGCCGAAAACCGCCAAGTATTTCTTGACCGAGCGGAAAAGGAAACAGGCATTCAAATCCAAGTAGTCTCTGGAAATGAAGAAGCGAGGCTCATTTACCTAGGTATTTTACAGGGACTTCCCGTCTTTGAAAGACGAATTTTGTTAATTGATATCGGGGGAGGGAGTACGGAACTTCTTGTAGGAGAAAAGGGAGAGATTCTTTTTTCCACTAGTTTAAAACTAGGTGCTATCCGTTTAACAGAAAAGTATTTAAAAAAAGATCCGATCAGTCCTACCGATATCCAAAAATGTAGGATTCATATTGAATCGGTTTTATCTGCATTTTTACCGCAAATCGACACTTGGAAACCCTTTATGGTTGTGGGAAGTTCGGGAACCATCTCCTCTGTGACCTCGATTGTCCTTGAAAAAAAGATGGAAAAAAGGGACAGATTGAACGGAACAGAAATCCCGATTGATCTTTTTAAAGAAGCCCGCAAACAAATATTAGATGCTGATAGTTTGAAAAAAAGGCTTAAAATTCCAGGCCTTGATGCCAAAAGAGGAGACATCATTGTTGGTGGGGTTTTGGTTTTGGATGAAGTATTACAAAGGATCAAAGCTCCTTCTTTTACTGTGAGTGAGTTTGCCCTTAGAGAAGGAATTGTTTATGACACTATCGAATCTTGGTTTCGTCATAAAGATTCTTCATTACCGCCTTTAGATAATATTCGTGAAAAAGCAATCAAAACTGTTGCCAATCTTTATCCCCAAGGAAAAAAACACGCAGCTGCTGTTGTAAAAATCACCTTGCAGATGTTTGATGATTTGAAAAGTTTACATGGACTTGGAAATTTAGAAAGAGATTATTTAGAGACAGCTTGTTATTTGCACCAAGTAGGGCTTTGTATTTCTCATCACAATTACCACAAACATAGTTATTATATCATTAGAAACTCCGAGGCCATGGTAGGATTTTCCAATTCCGAAATTGAAATCATTGCTCTCATCGCACGTTATCATAGGAAAGGTGGACCCAAAGGAAAACACGAAGAGTTCAAAGCACTAAGGCCCGATGACCAACTCCTTGTCAAAAAACTGGCGGCCTTTCTTCGCATTGGCGACGGGCTTGATCGTTCAGAAAAATCCATCATTGAAAGACTGGATGCAGTGGTGGAACGAGGAAAAGTTCTCTGCAGGTTGTATCACACAAAGGGTACCGATCCTAATTTAGAAATTTGGTCAGTGGCAGAAAAAAAAGATCTTTTTGAAGAAACC